The following are from one region of the Planctomonas sp. JC2975 genome:
- a CDS encoding DHA2 family efflux MFS transporter permease subunit: MTERGTATSTTNGSRSADVDGAEQRDSRVLWLLLVATFVVILNETIMSVAITDIMRDFHVDARAGQWLTTAFMLTLAVVIPITGILLQRFSTRSMFIAAMSLFSAGTLIAATAPVFGVLLAARVVQASGTAIMMPLLMTTIMTVVAPGKRGRTMGNVSIVISVAPAIGPTIAGIILSALQWRWIFWFVLPIAVVMLVVGALRVRNVSTPAQVPIDVLSVVLSVFGFGGLVYGLSQIGATDQSAGAGSMPMILAFVVGGGALIWFVLRQLLLQRKDRALLDLRTFGSSTFTVTIVLMAISMAALLGTVILLPIFMQQVLGLEPLAIGLLLLPGGLIMGLLAPLVGRLYDRVGARPLVIPGAIAMSAALWMLAFVGSATPPWYLLTAHVVLSIGLAFLFTPLFTAGLGAVPERFYSHGSAIIGTVQQVAGAAGTALFVAVMSVREATVVAAGSSVREATASGIGLAFFVGGVLSLGAVLAAFFVRTPATAADPHDALADAAI, encoded by the coding sequence ATGACCGAACGGGGAACGGCCACATCCACGACGAACGGCTCGCGGAGCGCTGACGTCGATGGGGCGGAGCAGCGGGATTCCAGGGTGCTCTGGCTGCTGCTCGTCGCGACGTTCGTCGTCATTCTGAACGAGACGATCATGTCGGTGGCGATCACCGACATCATGCGCGACTTCCACGTGGATGCCAGGGCGGGGCAATGGCTGACGACCGCGTTCATGCTGACCCTCGCGGTCGTCATCCCGATCACCGGGATCCTGCTGCAGCGATTCAGCACCCGGTCGATGTTCATCGCCGCGATGTCGCTGTTCAGCGCTGGGACCTTGATCGCGGCCACCGCGCCGGTCTTCGGCGTGCTGCTCGCGGCACGCGTGGTGCAGGCGTCAGGGACCGCGATCATGATGCCGCTCTTGATGACGACGATCATGACGGTCGTGGCACCCGGCAAGCGGGGGCGCACGATGGGCAACGTCTCCATCGTGATCTCGGTCGCACCGGCGATCGGGCCGACCATCGCGGGCATCATCCTGAGTGCGCTGCAGTGGCGCTGGATCTTCTGGTTCGTGCTGCCGATCGCCGTCGTCATGCTCGTGGTCGGGGCGCTGCGGGTGCGAAACGTGTCCACGCCCGCGCAGGTGCCGATCGACGTGCTGTCGGTCGTGCTGTCCGTCTTCGGATTCGGTGGACTCGTCTACGGACTCAGCCAGATCGGTGCGACCGACCAGTCGGCGGGCGCCGGTTCCATGCCGATGATCCTCGCCTTCGTGGTCGGCGGCGGTGCGCTGATCTGGTTCGTCCTCCGCCAGCTGCTGCTGCAACGCAAGGACAGGGCACTGCTCGACTTGCGCACCTTCGGCTCGAGCACCTTCACGGTGACGATCGTGCTCATGGCCATCAGCATGGCTGCGCTGCTCGGCACCGTCATCCTCCTGCCGATCTTCATGCAGCAGGTGCTGGGACTGGAGCCGCTCGCGATCGGGTTGCTCCTCCTGCCCGGTGGCCTGATCATGGGGCTGCTGGCGCCGCTTGTCGGCCGGCTCTACGACCGCGTCGGTGCGAGGCCGCTCGTGATCCCCGGAGCCATCGCCATGAGCGCTGCGCTGTGGATGCTCGCCTTCGTCGGATCAGCCACGCCGCCCTGGTACCTGCTGACCGCCCACGTGGTGCTCAGCATCGGCCTCGCGTTCCTCTTCACGCCACTGTTCACAGCGGGACTCGGCGCCGTGCCCGAACGCTTCTACTCGCACGGCAGTGCGATCATCGGCACCGTTCAGCAGGTCGCAGGCGCCGCAGGCACGGCGCTCTTCGTCGCCGTCATGTCGGTGCGCGAGGCGACCGTCGTCGCCGCGGGATCCAGCGTGCGGGAGGCGACGGCATCCGGGATCGGACTGGCGTTCTTCGTCGGCGGTGTGCTGTCGCTCGGCGCGGTGCTCGCCGCGTTCTTCGTGCGGACGCCTGCAACGGCAGCGGATCCGCATGACGCGTTGGCCGACGCGGCGATCTGA
- a CDS encoding DUF202 domain-containing protein: protein MSAAPLRDPGLQGERTALAWSRTCLALAVNGLLALRDGWQDDAGPLIVTGVILIAVAAAFVLYGNLRGRALAGNGRHHDRMPRATPTIPLALLALATLAACGVGIASTLIQR from the coding sequence ATGAGCGCTGCTCCCCTCCGCGACCCGGGTCTGCAGGGAGAGCGCACGGCGCTGGCCTGGTCGCGCACCTGCCTGGCGCTGGCCGTCAACGGACTCCTGGCGTTGCGCGACGGCTGGCAGGACGACGCCGGCCCGCTGATCGTCACCGGTGTCATCCTGATCGCCGTCGCCGCCGCGTTCGTGCTCTACGGGAACCTGCGCGGGCGGGCGCTCGCCGGAAACGGCAGACACCACGACCGGATGCCCCGAGCGACTCCCACGATCCCGCTCGCGCTGCTCGCACTGGCGACGCTCGCCGCGTGCGGTGTCGGCATCGCCTCGACGCTCATCCAGCGCTGA
- a CDS encoding cupin domain-containing protein translates to MADLSERVSRVLELDATFPATKHVGRVEVRRIRMLAGTPSGAHVHNGPVFGAILAGRVRYVIAGGEERILQPGDVFYEPEGSKIERFDALDHDVEFIGVFPLEPGQDAAMVFV, encoded by the coding sequence ATGGCAGATCTCAGTGAACGCGTCTCTCGCGTGCTCGAACTCGATGCGACCTTTCCCGCGACGAAGCACGTCGGGCGGGTGGAAGTGCGACGCATCCGGATGCTCGCCGGCACCCCATCGGGAGCGCACGTGCACAACGGGCCCGTCTTCGGCGCGATCCTGGCCGGACGGGTTCGCTACGTGATCGCGGGCGGCGAGGAGCGGATCCTGCAGCCGGGCGACGTCTTCTACGAACCGGAGGGCTCGAAGATCGAGCGCTTCGATGCCCTCGACCACGATGTCGAGTTCATCGGCGTCTTCCCCCTCGAACCCGGCCAGGACGCGGCCATGGTCTTCGTCTGA
- a CDS encoding ribose-phosphate diphosphokinase produces MARKDKTVDLDRDRGIAPGLVAKTKKRLVVSGGRSHPELLAAVASELGTELVPTEYRTFASGEILTRFEVSVRGCDVFLIQSFGPPVNEWLMELLIMLDAAKRASAKRITVVAPYYPYSRQDKKGRGREPISARLVADLLKTAGADRVMSVDLHAAQIQGFFDGPVDHLFAKPVLLHHFKETLSPEDREKLTVVSPDTGRVRVADQWSDSLGAPLAIIHKRRDPNVANQVTVNEIVGRVRGRVCLIVDDMIDTGGTIVKAAQALKDAGAERVIVAATHAVFSDPATERLQDASIDEVVVTDTIPLPEAKRFPSLTILPIAPLLARAIHEVFEDGSVTSMFNGEA; encoded by the coding sequence ATGGCTCGCAAAGACAAGACGGTTGATCTCGACCGGGACCGGGGGATAGCTCCGGGTCTCGTCGCCAAGACGAAGAAGCGGCTCGTCGTCTCCGGCGGGCGCTCGCATCCGGAGCTCCTCGCCGCCGTCGCCTCCGAGCTCGGCACGGAGCTGGTTCCCACCGAGTACCGCACGTTCGCGTCCGGGGAGATCCTCACACGCTTCGAGGTGTCGGTGCGCGGGTGCGACGTGTTCCTCATCCAGTCGTTCGGGCCGCCCGTCAACGAGTGGCTCATGGAGCTGCTCATCATGCTGGATGCCGCCAAGCGCGCATCAGCCAAGCGCATCACCGTCGTCGCGCCGTACTATCCGTACTCGCGTCAGGACAAGAAGGGTCGCGGCCGCGAGCCGATCAGCGCCCGGCTCGTCGCCGACCTGCTGAAGACGGCAGGGGCCGACCGCGTGATGAGCGTCGACCTGCACGCCGCGCAGATCCAGGGCTTCTTCGACGGACCCGTCGACCACCTCTTCGCGAAGCCGGTGCTGCTGCACCATTTCAAGGAGACCCTGTCTCCCGAGGACCGCGAGAAGCTGACGGTCGTCTCTCCTGACACCGGGCGTGTGCGCGTCGCCGACCAGTGGTCGGACAGCCTCGGAGCGCCGCTGGCCATCATCCACAAGCGTCGCGATCCGAACGTCGCCAACCAGGTCACGGTCAACGAGATCGTCGGCCGGGTACGGGGCCGCGTGTGCCTCATCGTCGACGACATGATCGACACCGGCGGCACGATCGTCAAGGCGGCACAGGCGCTCAAGGACGCCGGCGCCGAGCGGGTCATCGTGGCGGCGACCCACGCGGTGTTCAGCGATCCGGCGACGGAACGGCTGCAGGACGCCTCGATCGACGAGGTGGTCGTGACTGACACGATCCCGTTGCCGGAGGCGAAGAGGTTCCCGTCGCTGACGATCCTGCCGATCGCCCCGCTGCTGGCACGGGCGATCCACGAAGTGTTCGAGGACGGATCCGTCACCTCGATGTTCAACGGCGAGGCTTAG
- a CDS encoding DUF202 domain-containing protein yields MREPKWRETGEDPDYRFSLANERTFLAWIRTALAILAGGVLLEEFSNKIGPHWIIVILAVVLGALSAVLAVIAYLRWRANEIAMRNGKRLPLTIAVPLIAAVVLAVGAVITILIAVYGR; encoded by the coding sequence ATGCGTGAACCGAAGTGGCGGGAGACCGGTGAGGACCCCGACTACCGGTTCTCCCTCGCCAACGAGCGCACGTTCCTCGCGTGGATCCGCACGGCGCTCGCCATCCTCGCCGGCGGCGTGCTTCTCGAGGAGTTCTCGAACAAGATCGGACCGCACTGGATCATCGTGATCCTCGCGGTCGTGCTCGGTGCCCTCTCGGCTGTGCTGGCCGTGATCGCCTACCTGCGCTGGCGCGCCAACGAGATCGCGATGCGCAACGGCAAGCGCCTGCCGCTCACCATCGCCGTGCCGCTGATAGCGGCCGTCGTACTCGCCGTCGGCGCCGTGATCACCATCCTGATCGCCGTCTACGGCCGATGA
- a CDS encoding metal-dependent hydrolase, which translates to MMGAHHAVSGAAVWLAVTATAPAIPFVAGRVLPMSTGLDVQPPEVALLGALVVAGWALVADLDHHSATISRSVPVLGKLASEAVATASGGHRKGTHTVWAAVIAGLIAWAASLLVWDTHSPVGTLSVGLLLVTAPAIAFATHTIKSIKIISTWPRAWLVGVIGALAIDTGIRTSFGWLLLAVVLGYAVHLVGDFLTVEGIPPTYPWVPKPPHWWRRSALLGHFWHDNGYVSLPVLGRTGSKREWFLAVVLTLYVLYVVFFEVHALVNLHWRL; encoded by the coding sequence ATGATGGGCGCGCATCACGCCGTCAGCGGTGCCGCCGTGTGGCTCGCCGTCACGGCGACCGCACCGGCGATCCCGTTCGTGGCGGGACGGGTGCTCCCGATGAGCACCGGGCTCGATGTGCAACCGCCGGAGGTCGCACTGCTCGGGGCTCTGGTCGTCGCGGGGTGGGCGCTGGTGGCGGATCTCGACCATCATTCCGCGACGATCTCGCGGTCCGTTCCCGTGCTCGGCAAGCTCGCCTCCGAGGCGGTGGCAACGGCATCCGGCGGCCATCGCAAAGGGACGCACACCGTGTGGGCGGCGGTCATCGCCGGCCTGATCGCGTGGGCGGCCTCGCTGCTGGTGTGGGACACACACTCACCGGTCGGAACGCTGTCCGTCGGACTCCTGCTCGTGACCGCCCCGGCGATCGCATTCGCGACGCACACCATCAAGTCGATCAAGATCATCAGCACCTGGCCGCGTGCGTGGCTCGTGGGCGTGATCGGTGCGCTCGCGATCGACACCGGCATCCGCACGAGCTTCGGATGGCTCCTGCTTGCCGTCGTGCTCGGATACGCCGTGCACCTCGTCGGCGACTTCCTCACGGTGGAGGGGATTCCGCCGACCTACCCGTGGGTGCCGAAGCCGCCGCACTGGTGGCGTCGCAGTGCGCTGCTCGGGCACTTCTGGCACGACAACGGATACGTGAGCCTGCCCGTCCTCGGGCGCACCGGTTCCAAACGCGAGTGGTTCCTGGCCGTCGTGCTCACTCTTTACGTGCTCTACGTCGTGTTCTTCGAGGTGCATGCACTGGTGAACCTGCACTGGCGGCTCTGA
- the rlmN gene encoding 23S rRNA (adenine(2503)-C(2))-methyltransferase RlmN: MSETTIRTTGRATTREGAGADAASRPQVRPATEGWTQQLAADGRPALQFASPRRKQPETHLADLTPAERKAKVEELGLPGFRAKQLATHYFTHYTTDAAAMTDLPASRRDELVSTLLPPLLTEVRRFRTDDGRTIKFLWRLFDGALVESVLMRYPGRITLCISSQAGCGMNCPFCATGQQGLTRNLSSAEIVDQVVAANRAIAQGELGHSPSGAPERVHNIVFMGMGEPLANYKRLMTAVRTLVAPQPDGLGMSARGITVSSVGLVPAIRKLADEDIPLTFALSLHAPDDGLRDELIPVNSRWKVDEALDAARYYFEKTGRRVSIEYALIKDMNDHGWRADLLAQKLNERGHGWVHVNPIPLNPTPGSIWTASEKDVTDEFVRRLEASGIPTTLRDTRGKEIDGACGQLAAAE, from the coding sequence GTGAGCGAGACGACGATCCGGACGACCGGCCGTGCGACGACCCGGGAGGGCGCCGGCGCGGACGCCGCCTCGCGCCCCCAGGTTCGCCCGGCGACGGAGGGCTGGACCCAGCAACTGGCGGCCGACGGCCGCCCTGCCCTGCAGTTCGCGTCGCCGCGCCGCAAGCAGCCGGAGACGCACCTCGCCGACCTCACGCCTGCTGAGCGCAAGGCGAAGGTCGAGGAGCTCGGACTCCCCGGCTTCCGCGCGAAGCAGCTGGCGACGCATTACTTCACCCACTACACGACGGATGCCGCGGCCATGACGGATCTGCCGGCATCCCGTCGCGACGAACTCGTCTCGACTCTGCTCCCGCCCCTGCTCACCGAGGTGCGGCGCTTCCGAACGGATGACGGACGGACCATCAAGTTCCTCTGGCGCCTCTTCGACGGCGCGCTCGTCGAATCCGTGCTCATGCGCTATCCGGGACGCATCACATTGTGCATCTCGTCGCAGGCCGGATGCGGCATGAACTGTCCGTTCTGCGCGACCGGCCAGCAGGGACTGACCCGCAACCTGTCGTCTGCGGAGATCGTCGACCAGGTGGTGGCCGCGAACCGCGCCATCGCCCAGGGCGAGCTGGGGCACAGCCCGAGCGGTGCGCCTGAGCGCGTGCACAACATCGTCTTCATGGGCATGGGCGAGCCGCTGGCCAACTACAAGCGGCTGATGACGGCGGTGCGCACGTTGGTCGCACCGCAGCCCGACGGGCTCGGCATGTCCGCTCGCGGCATCACGGTGTCGTCGGTGGGACTCGTGCCCGCCATCCGCAAGCTCGCCGACGAGGACATCCCGCTCACGTTCGCCCTGTCGCTGCATGCGCCGGATGACGGTCTGCGCGACGAGCTCATCCCGGTGAACTCGCGCTGGAAGGTCGACGAGGCCCTGGATGCCGCCCGCTACTACTTCGAGAAGACCGGCCGCCGCGTCTCCATCGAGTACGCGCTCATCAAGGATATGAACGACCACGGCTGGCGCGCCGACCTGCTCGCGCAGAAGCTCAACGAGCGCGGGCACGGCTGGGTGCACGTCAACCCGATCCCGCTCAACCCGACCCCGGGTTCCATCTGGACCGCGAGCGAGAAGGATGTCACCGACGAGTTCGTGCGCCGGCTCGAGGCATCCGGCATCCCGACGACCCTCCGCGACACGCGCGGCAAGGAGATCGACGGCGCCTGCGGGCAGCTCGCCGCCGCGGAGTAG
- the gndA gene encoding NADP-dependent phosphogluconate dehydrogenase: MAENSESAKSVANIGVVGLAVMGSNLARNLASREGNTVAVYNRTRSRTDELLSEHPEAGFLPAYDYEEFAATLSKPRAAIIMVQAGRGTDAVIDELVRVFEPGDIIVDGGNALFTDTIRREKAVRDTGINFVGAGISGGEEGALNGPSIMPGGSDESWVTLGPILRSIAAVAEGEPCVTHVGHDGAGHFVKMVHNGIEYADMQLIAEAYDLIRRGTGKSPAEIADIFAQWNKGELESYLIEITAEVLRQVAAETGKPLVDVILDQAGAKGTGAWTVQTALDLGIPVSGIAEAVFARSLSSKPAQRTAASDLPGPSETWSVSDPDAFVEDVRKALYASKIVAYSQGFDEIVAGAQQYGWDIEKGDIAAIWRGGCIIRAQFLNRITEAYAEDAGLVALLTAPYFREALGRTQEAWRRVVVAAAQAGIPSPAFSSSLAYYDGLRADRLPAALVQGQRDFFGAHTYKRVDKDGVFHTLWSGDRSEIATTPSTH; this comes from the coding sequence GTGGCCGAGAACTCGGAATCCGCGAAGTCCGTTGCGAACATCGGTGTAGTCGGGTTGGCGGTGATGGGCTCCAACCTCGCCCGCAACCTCGCCAGCCGTGAAGGCAACACCGTCGCGGTCTACAACCGCACGCGGTCCCGCACCGACGAGCTGCTCTCCGAGCACCCCGAGGCAGGATTCCTGCCCGCGTACGACTACGAAGAGTTCGCCGCCACCCTGTCGAAGCCGCGCGCCGCGATCATCATGGTGCAGGCCGGACGCGGAACCGATGCCGTCATCGACGAGCTCGTCAGGGTGTTCGAGCCGGGCGACATCATCGTGGACGGTGGCAACGCACTGTTCACCGACACCATCCGCCGGGAGAAGGCCGTGCGCGACACGGGCATCAACTTCGTCGGCGCCGGCATCTCCGGCGGTGAGGAGGGCGCGCTGAACGGACCGTCGATCATGCCGGGCGGATCGGACGAGTCGTGGGTCACCCTCGGCCCGATCCTGCGCTCGATCGCCGCGGTCGCCGAGGGCGAGCCATGCGTCACGCACGTCGGCCACGACGGCGCCGGCCACTTCGTGAAGATGGTGCACAACGGCATCGAATACGCCGACATGCAGCTCATCGCAGAGGCGTACGACCTGATCCGCCGCGGAACGGGCAAGTCGCCGGCCGAGATCGCCGACATCTTCGCGCAGTGGAACAAGGGCGAGCTGGAGAGCTACCTCATCGAGATCACCGCCGAGGTGCTGCGACAGGTCGCCGCCGAGACCGGCAAACCGCTGGTCGACGTGATCCTCGATCAGGCGGGCGCCAAGGGCACCGGTGCCTGGACCGTGCAGACGGCGCTCGACCTCGGCATCCCCGTGTCGGGCATCGCCGAGGCCGTGTTCGCCCGCTCGCTGTCGAGCAAGCCGGCGCAGCGCACCGCGGCATCCGACCTGCCCGGCCCGTCGGAGACGTGGAGCGTCTCGGATCCCGACGCGTTCGTCGAGGACGTGCGCAAGGCGCTGTACGCCTCCAAGATCGTCGCGTATTCGCAGGGCTTCGACGAGATCGTCGCCGGCGCGCAGCAGTACGGCTGGGACATCGAGAAGGGCGACATCGCGGCGATCTGGCGCGGTGGTTGCATCATCCGCGCGCAGTTCCTCAACCGCATCACCGAGGCGTACGCCGAGGATGCCGGGCTCGTGGCGCTGCTCACCGCCCCGTACTTCCGCGAGGCGCTCGGGCGCACGCAGGAGGCGTGGCGTCGGGTGGTCGTGGCTGCGGCGCAAGCCGGGATCCCGTCCCCCGCGTTCAGCTCGAGCCTGGCGTACTACGACGGCCTTCGTGCCGACCGTCTGCCGGCCGCGCTCGTGCAGGGTCAGCGCGACTTCTTCGGCGCGCACACCTACAAGCGCGTCGACAAGGACGGCGTGTTCCACACGCTGTGGTCGGGCGACCGCTCGGAGATCGCGACGACACCGTCCACCCACTGA
- a CDS encoding gluconokinase, whose amino-acid sequence MTVVPPAQLPPIVLMGVSGAGKTVVGNALADASGRVFIDGDDLHPAVNKEKMRAGIPLTDADREPWLRIIGERLAVGDGVIVACSALKRRYRDLLRGYAPDAFFAHLDPSRTTLQHRVDSRVHEYMPSGLLDSQLSALEPLEPDEFGRVFSDDESVEQTVEDIRSALAGDGGSA is encoded by the coding sequence ATGACCGTCGTGCCACCCGCCCAGCTTCCGCCCATCGTGCTCATGGGGGTGTCCGGTGCAGGAAAGACCGTCGTGGGCAACGCGCTCGCAGATGCCTCCGGCCGCGTCTTCATCGACGGCGACGACCTGCACCCGGCTGTGAACAAGGAGAAGATGCGCGCAGGCATCCCCCTGACCGATGCCGACCGCGAACCCTGGCTGCGGATCATCGGCGAGCGGCTGGCCGTCGGCGACGGCGTGATCGTGGCGTGCAGTGCGCTGAAGCGCCGCTACCGCGACCTGCTGCGCGGATACGCGCCCGACGCCTTCTTCGCGCACCTGGATCCGAGCCGCACCACGCTCCAGCACCGAGTCGATTCCCGGGTGCACGAGTACATGCCTTCAGGGTTGCTCGACTCCCAGCTCTCCGCACTCGAGCCGCTCGAGCCCGACGAGTTCGGACGGGTGTTCAGCGACGACGAGTCGGTCGAGCAGACCGTGGAGGACATCCGGTCGGCCCTCGCGGGCGACGGTGGATCGGCCTGA
- a CDS encoding PHP domain-containing protein → MTRLTADAHVHSEWSWDAGSDPASAGAMRRICERAVTIGLPAVVFTEHLDFEDAWRADDGDIGDHAQKYVDGTGHVRLPRFDVEGYLDAIGRCRRDFADLRILTGVEYGQPHLWDAKAAALLSSGAIDRVNGSLHMLAFEGGDRTEPTTLYRYRHAHDVMNAYLEEIPLMVAGSDSFAVFTHIDYAVRSWPVATAGPFDPYDFEEGFRTAMRAIAESERALEMNTRRLWPWIPQWWAEEGGRAVSFGSDAHQAEGLASNFPEAMAMVEYFGFRPGSRPEDFWTR, encoded by the coding sequence GTGACGAGGTTGACAGCTGACGCGCATGTCCACAGCGAGTGGTCGTGGGACGCGGGTTCGGATCCGGCCTCGGCGGGTGCCATGCGGCGCATCTGCGAGCGGGCGGTCACGATCGGGCTGCCTGCCGTCGTGTTCACCGAGCACCTCGATTTCGAGGATGCCTGGCGAGCCGACGACGGCGACATCGGGGACCACGCGCAGAAGTACGTCGACGGCACCGGGCACGTGCGACTTCCGAGGTTCGACGTCGAGGGCTACCTCGATGCCATCGGACGGTGCCGACGCGACTTCGCCGATCTGCGCATCCTCACCGGCGTGGAGTACGGGCAACCGCATCTCTGGGATGCGAAGGCCGCCGCGCTGCTGTCGAGCGGTGCGATCGACCGCGTCAACGGGTCGCTGCACATGCTCGCGTTCGAGGGCGGGGATCGCACGGAGCCGACGACCCTGTATCGATACCGGCACGCGCACGATGTCATGAACGCGTATCTCGAGGAGATTCCGCTCATGGTTGCGGGATCCGACTCCTTCGCGGTTTTCACGCACATCGACTACGCCGTGCGGTCGTGGCCCGTCGCGACGGCGGGGCCCTTCGACCCGTACGACTTCGAGGAGGGGTTCCGCACGGCGATGCGAGCAATCGCGGAATCCGAGCGCGCCCTGGAGATGAACACCAGGCGCCTCTGGCCGTGGATCCCGCAGTGGTGGGCTGAGGAGGGAGGCCGCGCCGTTTCGTTCGGGAGCGACGCGCACCAGGCCGAGGGCCTCGCGTCGAACTTCCCCGAAGCGATGGCCATGGTGGAGTACTTCGGATTCCGCCCCGGCAGTCGGCCAGAGGACTTCTGGACGCGCTGA